A single genomic interval of Saccharothrix saharensis harbors:
- a CDS encoding PPK2 family polyphosphate kinase has product MATKSPQVQSISDAFRVEPEGFDLAEVDPASTPVGPKSKTAAAADMAVMGRELDALQEALYAEGTAGGHRRVLLVLQGLDTSGKGGTIRHVAGLVNPQGLHIASFKKPTRAELRHDFLWRIRRQVPQPGYIGVFDRSHYEDVLVARVDNLVPSTEWRRRYRQINAFEAELADQGVTTVKCFLHISPERQRERLIARLENPLKRWKYNPGDLEVRAKFSRYQLAYSDALVKCSTPVAPWYAVPSDRKWYRNWVVARLLLEVLRGLAPTYPEPSYDPAVELARLRDADPLR; this is encoded by the coding sequence ATGGCCACCAAGTCCCCGCAGGTCCAGTCGATTTCCGACGCCTTCCGGGTGGAACCGGAGGGCTTCGACCTCGCCGAGGTCGACCCGGCCTCGACGCCGGTCGGGCCGAAGTCCAAGACCGCGGCCGCCGCCGACATGGCGGTGATGGGCCGGGAGCTGGACGCCCTCCAGGAAGCGCTGTACGCCGAGGGCACCGCCGGCGGGCACCGGCGGGTGCTGCTGGTGCTGCAGGGCCTGGACACCTCCGGCAAGGGCGGCACGATCCGGCACGTCGCCGGCCTGGTCAACCCGCAGGGCCTGCACATCGCGTCGTTCAAGAAGCCGACCCGCGCCGAGCTGCGGCACGACTTCCTGTGGCGGATCCGCCGCCAGGTGCCGCAACCGGGCTACATCGGCGTGTTCGACCGCTCGCACTACGAGGACGTGCTGGTCGCCCGGGTGGACAACCTGGTGCCGTCGACCGAGTGGCGGCGCCGGTACCGGCAGATCAACGCGTTCGAGGCGGAGCTGGCCGACCAGGGCGTGACCACGGTGAAGTGCTTCCTGCACATCTCGCCGGAGCGGCAGCGCGAACGGCTCATCGCCCGGCTGGAGAACCCGCTCAAGCGCTGGAAGTACAACCCGGGTGACCTGGAGGTGCGGGCCAAGTTCTCCCGCTACCAGCTCGCCTACTCCGACGCGCTGGTCAAGTGCTCGACGCCGGTCGCGCCCTGGTACGCCGTGCCGTCGGACCGCAAGTGGTACCGCAACTGGGTCGTGGCCCGGCTGCTGCTGGAGGTGCTGCGCGGCCTCGCGCCCACGTACCCCGAACCCTCGTACGATCCGGCGGTCGAGTTGGCACGGCTCCGGGACGCCGACCCGTTGCGCTGA
- the rocD gene encoding ornithine--oxo-acid transaminase produces MTAMAAALSSPHFIALDEEWSAHNYHPLPVVISHGEGAWVTDVEGRRYLDFLSGYSSLNFGHRHPDLVAAAVEQLGRVTLTSRAFHHDQFGLFCRELAELTGTEMVLAMNSGAEAVESAIKIARKWAYRVKGVPDGAAEIVVAGSNFHGRTTTIVSFSTDETARSDFGPFTPGFKVVEYGSPDAVREAITERTAAVLLEPIQGEAGVVVPPAGYLAAVRALCDEHGVLLIADEIQSGLGRTGDLLALDHEGVRADLYTLGKALGGGIMPVSAVVGSRAVLGVLRPGEHGSTFGGNPLACAVGRAVVRLLATGEFQQRSRELGAHLHARLGELVGRGVAEVRGRGLWAGVEIAPGGPRGRAASEALAGLGVLCKETQDTTLRVAPPLVITREELDRGVDAIGEVLTIPSR; encoded by the coding sequence ATGACCGCCATGGCCGCAGCCCTGAGCTCCCCGCACTTCATCGCGCTCGACGAGGAATGGAGCGCGCACAACTACCACCCGCTGCCGGTCGTGATCTCGCACGGCGAGGGCGCGTGGGTCACCGACGTCGAAGGACGCCGCTACCTGGACTTCCTGTCCGGCTACTCGTCGCTGAACTTCGGCCACCGCCACCCGGACCTCGTCGCCGCCGCGGTCGAGCAGCTCGGCCGCGTCACGCTCACCAGCCGCGCGTTCCACCACGACCAGTTCGGCCTGTTCTGCCGCGAGCTGGCCGAGCTGACCGGCACCGAGATGGTGCTCGCGATGAACTCCGGCGCCGAGGCCGTCGAGTCGGCCATCAAGATCGCCCGCAAGTGGGCCTACCGGGTGAAGGGCGTGCCGGACGGCGCCGCCGAGATCGTGGTCGCCGGGTCCAACTTCCACGGCCGCACCACCACGATCGTCTCGTTCTCCACCGACGAGACCGCGCGCAGCGACTTCGGGCCGTTCACGCCGGGGTTCAAGGTCGTCGAGTACGGGTCGCCGGACGCGGTGCGCGAGGCGATCACCGAGCGGACGGCCGCGGTGCTGCTGGAGCCGATCCAGGGCGAGGCGGGCGTGGTCGTGCCGCCCGCGGGCTACCTGGCGGCTGTGCGGGCGCTGTGCGACGAGCACGGCGTGCTGCTGATCGCCGACGAGATCCAGTCCGGCCTGGGCCGCACGGGCGACCTGCTGGCGCTGGACCACGAGGGCGTGCGCGCCGACCTCTACACGTTGGGCAAGGCGCTGGGCGGCGGCATCATGCCGGTCTCGGCGGTGGTCGGCAGCCGCGCCGTGCTGGGCGTGCTGCGGCCCGGCGAGCACGGGTCGACGTTCGGCGGCAACCCGCTGGCGTGCGCGGTCGGCCGGGCCGTGGTGCGGTTGCTGGCGACCGGCGAGTTCCAGCAGCGGTCCCGCGAGCTGGGCGCGCACCTGCACGCGCGGCTGGGCGAGCTGGTCGGGCGCGGCGTGGCCGAGGTGCGCGGGCGCGGGCTGTGGGCCGGGGTGGAGATCGCACCCGGCGGGCCGCGCGGCCGGGCGGCGTCGGAGGCGCTGGCCGGGCTCGGCGTGCTGTGCAAGGAGACCCAGGACACCACCCTGCGGGTCGCTCCCCCGCTCGTGATCACGCGGGAGGAGCTGGACCGCGGTGTCGACGCGATCGGCGAGGTTTTGACCATTCCGTCCCGTTGA
- a CDS encoding DUF2252 domain-containing protein: MGEGKRARAAVALGQWVEPEEVLARGRELRAAVRHEAHREVLLSPDRPDVVEYVDASNEGRLPHLVPLRVGRMLASPFAFFRGSAGLMAGDLAVGARSGLDAQLCGDAHAANFGLYGTPEGRIVMDINDFDETLPGPWEWDLKRLATSLVLAGREGGVSEKGCRDAASDAVRAYRGAARHLAEIPFMESWNALGDESALSRTKADDLMGAFTKAASKARKNTSARVAAKWTRREGEHIRFVEDPPVLSRITPGAARSVVDALPSYVDTLRESRYNLIMRYSVSDVAFRVVGTGSVGWRNYLVLLHGNGDEALVLQVKEARPSALAPFLGASPVKHEGKRIVHGARLVQAETDILLGWTTIDGRDYIVRQFRNRKGEIDATTLKRDGLDDYGRLAGALLARAHSRSVDPRLLAGYCADGEELDSAIARYALDYADRTCADHEVLVAAVRSGRLPADRE, encoded by the coding sequence ATGGGTGAAGGCAAGCGGGCCCGGGCGGCCGTCGCGCTGGGACAGTGGGTGGAACCGGAGGAGGTCCTGGCGCGCGGCCGCGAGCTGCGGGCGGCGGTGAGGCACGAGGCGCACCGCGAGGTGCTGCTCTCGCCCGACCGGCCGGACGTGGTCGAGTACGTCGACGCGTCCAACGAGGGCCGCCTGCCGCACCTCGTGCCGCTGCGGGTCGGCCGGATGCTCGCCTCGCCGTTCGCGTTCTTCCGGGGCAGCGCCGGTCTGATGGCGGGCGACCTGGCCGTGGGCGCGCGCAGCGGGCTGGACGCGCAGCTGTGCGGTGACGCGCACGCGGCCAACTTCGGCCTGTACGGCACGCCCGAGGGCCGGATCGTGATGGACATCAACGACTTCGACGAGACGCTGCCCGGACCGTGGGAGTGGGACCTGAAGCGGCTGGCGACGTCGCTGGTGCTCGCGGGCCGGGAGGGCGGCGTCTCGGAGAAGGGCTGCCGTGACGCGGCGTCCGACGCGGTGCGCGCCTACCGCGGTGCGGCGCGGCACCTGGCCGAGATCCCGTTCATGGAGTCGTGGAACGCCTTGGGCGACGAGTCGGCGTTGTCCCGGACCAAGGCCGACGACCTGATGGGCGCGTTCACCAAGGCCGCGTCCAAGGCGCGCAAGAACACCAGTGCCCGGGTGGCGGCGAAGTGGACGCGGCGCGAGGGCGAGCACATCCGGTTCGTCGAGGACCCGCCCGTGCTGTCCCGCATCACGCCCGGAGCCGCGCGGTCCGTCGTGGACGCCCTTCCGTCCTATGTGGACACGTTGCGCGAGTCGCGGTACAACCTGATCATGCGCTACAGCGTGTCGGACGTGGCGTTCCGCGTGGTCGGCACCGGCAGCGTGGGCTGGCGCAACTACCTGGTCCTGTTGCACGGCAACGGTGACGAGGCACTGGTGCTCCAGGTGAAGGAGGCGCGACCGTCGGCGCTGGCGCCGTTCCTCGGCGCGTCGCCGGTCAAGCACGAGGGCAAGCGGATCGTGCACGGCGCGCGGCTCGTGCAGGCCGAGACCGACATCCTGCTGGGCTGGACCACGATCGACGGCCGCGACTACATCGTGCGGCAGTTCCGCAACCGCAAGGGCGAGATCGACGCGACCACGCTGAAGCGGGACGGCCTGGACGACTACGGCCGGCTCGCGGGCGCGCTGCTGGCCCGCGCGCACAGCCGGTCGGTCGACCCGCGGTTGCTGGCCGGGTACTGCGCGGACGGCGAGGAGCTGGACTCCGCGATCGCCCGCTACGCGCTGGACTACGCCGACCGGACGTGCGCCGACCACGAGGTGCTGGTCGCGGCGGTCAGGTCCGGCCGGTTGCCCGCCGACCGCGAATGA
- a CDS encoding histidine phosphatase family protein, which produces MEWIGVIRHGESNGNVAREAAESAGDDVIDIAERDADVRLSPAGEQQGRALGRWFASMPHEQWPDLVVASPYRRALDTAALALRGHPRMLVDERLRDRELGVLDLLTTHGVANRYPDEVVRKRRLGKFYYRPPGGESWADVLLRLRSLLRDLDGQRVLLFAHEITPFLLRYLLEGLPERDMLAYAHHSTVPNGSLTSWRREDGAWSLEREFESDHLIEHGAEPTETEDATTRSA; this is translated from the coding sequence GTGGAGTGGATCGGGGTCATCAGGCACGGCGAGAGCAACGGCAACGTGGCGCGCGAAGCCGCCGAGTCGGCCGGGGACGACGTCATCGACATCGCCGAGCGGGACGCGGACGTGCGGCTGTCCCCCGCCGGTGAGCAGCAGGGCCGGGCGCTGGGGAGGTGGTTCGCCTCGATGCCGCACGAGCAGTGGCCGGACCTGGTCGTGGCGTCGCCGTACCGGCGGGCCCTCGACACCGCCGCCCTGGCGCTGCGGGGGCACCCCCGGATGCTGGTCGACGAACGGCTGCGCGACCGCGAACTGGGCGTGCTCGACCTGCTGACCACGCACGGCGTGGCGAACCGGTACCCGGACGAGGTGGTGCGCAAGCGCCGGCTCGGCAAGTTCTACTACCGGCCGCCGGGCGGCGAGTCGTGGGCCGACGTCCTGCTGCGGCTGCGGTCGCTGCTGCGCGACCTCGACGGGCAGCGGGTGCTGCTGTTCGCCCACGAGATCACACCGTTCCTGCTGCGCTACCTGCTGGAGGGCCTGCCCGAGCGCGACATGCTGGCCTACGCGCACCACTCGACCGTGCCCAACGGCTCGCTGACGTCGTGGCGGCGCGAGGACGGCGCGTGGTCCTTGGAGCGGGAGTTCGAGAGCGACCACCTGATCGAGCACGGCGCCGAACCCACGGAGACCGAAGATGCCACCACGCGCTCAGCCTGA
- a CDS encoding NAD(P)H-hydrate dehydratase has translation MPPRAQPEPITSALLREWPRGREDGGTVLVVGGSRRVPGAVLLSGIAALRTGAVTLQLAVADRHASGLGLAVPEALVVGLPETESGAVSRAAADELGDLVADASAVVIGPGLVDPDETAALLERLLPATRGPVVLDAFALGALGLHPSLGDPVRGRVVLTPNVVEGGYLLGSEVEDHVEAAVAIAGKYDAVVNLMGVVAAPDGRVWQDGTGHVGLSTSGSGDVLAGLVGGMLARESDPALATCWAGHVHAMAGQRLVPRTGLTGMLARELLDEVPRVLVELRSR, from the coding sequence ATGCCACCACGCGCTCAGCCTGAGCCCATCACGTCGGCCCTGTTGCGGGAGTGGCCGCGAGGACGCGAGGACGGCGGCACCGTGCTGGTCGTGGGCGGCTCGCGGCGCGTGCCGGGCGCGGTGCTGCTCAGCGGGATCGCGGCGTTGCGCACCGGCGCGGTGACGTTGCAGCTGGCCGTGGCGGACCGGCATGCCTCCGGCCTCGGCTTGGCGGTGCCCGAGGCACTGGTGGTGGGCCTGCCGGAGACGGAGTCGGGCGCGGTGTCGCGCGCGGCGGCGGACGAGCTGGGTGACCTCGTGGCGGACGCCTCGGCGGTGGTCATCGGGCCCGGCCTGGTCGACCCGGACGAGACGGCCGCCCTGCTGGAGCGGTTGCTGCCCGCGACGCGGGGGCCCGTGGTGCTCGACGCGTTCGCGCTGGGCGCGCTGGGCCTGCACCCGTCGCTGGGCGACCCGGTGCGCGGTCGGGTGGTGCTCACGCCGAACGTGGTGGAGGGCGGGTACCTGCTGGGGTCGGAGGTCGAGGACCACGTGGAGGCCGCCGTGGCGATAGCCGGGAAGTACGACGCGGTGGTGAACCTGATGGGCGTGGTCGCCGCGCCGGACGGCCGGGTCTGGCAGGACGGCACCGGGCACGTCGGGCTGTCCACCTCGGGCAGCGGCGACGTGCTGGCCGGGCTGGTCGGCGGGATGCTGGCCCGCGAGTCCGACCCGGCGCTCGCCACCTGCTGGGCCGGGCACGTGCACGCGATGGCCGGACAGCGGCTGGTGCCGCGCACCGGGCTGACCGGGATGCTGGCCCGCGAGCTGCTGGACGAGGTGCCGCGCGTGCTGGTGGAACTGCGGTCGCGCTAG